Proteins encoded by one window of Gemmatimonadota bacterium:
- a CDS encoding slipin family protein translates to MNDKIPLNKHINLVSIFIFLILTLANAILFYTDLISLTIALIGLAATLFIAATLKISDQWEKAVVLRMGKFIGLKGPGWFLIIPIIDRVDKYIDQRVRVTDIRADSTLTKDTVPVNVDAVVYWTVWDAEKAALEVQEYEYAVSLVSRTGLRDIIGKHELADLLQNREKIAEALQQALDETTSSWGITCQSVGIKDIVIPPDLADAMSKQAQAERERQARIILGTAETEISEKFSQASENYHNNPVALQLRGMNMLFEGLKEKGSLVIVPSSALESMNLGAIGGLTALAEQNTNETPNPTEETA, encoded by the coding sequence ATGAACGATAAAATTCCTCTGAACAAGCATATCAATCTCGTCTCGATCTTCATTTTCCTCATCCTCACACTGGCAAACGCAATCCTGTTCTATACGGACCTGATTTCTTTAACCATTGCCCTGATCGGACTGGCTGCTACGCTATTCATTGCCGCCACATTGAAAATCTCTGACCAGTGGGAAAAAGCCGTGGTCTTGCGTATGGGAAAATTTATAGGATTAAAAGGTCCGGGCTGGTTTCTCATCATTCCCATCATCGACCGGGTCGATAAATACATCGACCAGCGAGTTCGGGTCACTGACATTAGAGCCGACTCTACTCTGACAAAAGACACTGTACCGGTCAACGTCGATGCCGTCGTCTATTGGACCGTTTGGGATGCTGAAAAAGCCGCCCTCGAAGTTCAGGAATATGAATACGCCGTTTCACTCGTCTCCCGGACTGGCCTGCGCGACATCATCGGCAAACACGAATTGGCAGATCTCCTGCAAAATCGAGAAAAGATCGCCGAGGCATTGCAACAGGCCCTTGACGAAACGACCAGTTCCTGGGGCATTACCTGTCAGAGTGTCGGCATCAAAGACATTGTTATACCACCCGACCTTGCAGATGCCATGAGCAAGCAAGCCCAGGCAGAAAGAGAACGCCAGGCCCGGATCATCCTGGGCACAGCCGAAACCGAAATCTCAGAAAAATTCTCTCAAGCCAGCGAAAACTATCACAATAATCCCGTTGCCCTGCAACTGCGCGGCATGAACATGCTCTTTGAAGGACTCAAAGAAAAAGGGTCTCTGGTCATCGTACCGAGTTCTGCCCTGGAATCGATGAACCTGGGGGCTATTGGTGGACTGACTGCCCTTGCCGAGCAAAACACAAACGAAACGCCCAACCCGACTGAAGAGACAGCGTAA
- a CDS encoding GntR family transcriptional regulator yields the protein MNFELDPRSGIPFYRQIIDQIRYGIAAGKLNVGDQLPTVRALAVELKVNLNTISKAYRELEIKNILETQQGSGTFIAPVKVEIPDNEKEKKLTGICNEFQSIAAAYGFNLADLIKELKQRQGADHER from the coding sequence ATGAATTTTGAATTAGACCCCAGAAGTGGTATCCCTTTCTATCGCCAGATCATTGACCAGATTCGTTATGGCATTGCTGCTGGCAAATTGAATGTAGGAGACCAATTACCCACTGTTCGCGCGTTGGCCGTAGAACTCAAAGTCAATCTCAACACCATCAGCAAAGCCTATCGGGAACTGGAAATTAAAAACATTCTGGAAACCCAGCAGGGTTCAGGAACATTTATCGCGCCAGTAAAAGTAGAGATTCCCGACAACGAAAAGGAAAAAAAACTGACTGGTATATGCAATGAATTCCAGAGCATTGCCGCGGCCTACGGATTCAACCTTGCAGACTTGATCAAAGAACTGAAACAACGACAAGGAGCAGACCATGAACGATAA
- a CDS encoding redoxin domain-containing protein encodes MKPFYLLISCIAIVFIPAQNTLVLAQETMAPVPSRPTLTVVASPTDSIIAISYTVPESSFVNLSISGTVGGVIAIPVYEPRMPGEYTVKLNKKHWPQEVYTISVVLNHDRKRRRSRRFTHHAPDRQIASDEQLQQVWNQAISSMRFDPETSVKHWETLLENTDYENRGAAFLYSCGPLLKVADSTRVHAQIDSAVKWVPRSSVYKSIAIFMNGHDLPSSYGDVKLYPSTALQYAKKAIASADDIPLPHRKHALCSYYRVLGHSYLAAEKLDDAEIAFQKVLSLFGELPEHHTLVKNKWDGGVLKDLGMVKTLKRDYDGALQLYSDALVKNPWDTDLWNMLQRVYTLRHGTDEGYRAFATRLEQRLPSKNEADEIRSLIGKNFPDFSLKTIEGETINFADLKGQIVVVNFWGSWCGPCIPELSMLEKIHSEYSDAPVKVIAIHDMFRRGIFKDYLSTIQKIAEQTNISFPMLYDTKEANIAGRSDIRHTPTTLIIDKEGKIQYEEMGYVETRFLPQVKAIIEKLIAG; translated from the coding sequence ATGAAACCCTTCTATCTGTTGATCTCCTGTATCGCCATTGTCTTCATACCTGCCCAAAACACCCTGGTTCTTGCTCAAGAAACAATGGCCCCCGTGCCATCCAGACCCACTCTGACAGTTGTGGCCTCTCCAACGGACTCCATCATCGCGATATCTTACACTGTTCCCGAATCTTCTTTTGTAAATCTGAGCATATCGGGCACTGTTGGCGGCGTAATTGCCATCCCCGTATATGAGCCTCGTATGCCAGGGGAATACACAGTCAAACTCAATAAGAAACATTGGCCTCAAGAAGTCTATACCATCTCCGTTGTTTTAAACCATGACAGGAAAAGGCGCAGGTCCAGGCGCTTTACCCATCATGCTCCCGACAGACAAATAGCTTCAGACGAACAACTTCAGCAAGTATGGAATCAGGCTATATCAAGCATGAGATTTGATCCTGAAACTTCCGTAAAACACTGGGAAACACTGCTCGAAAACACAGACTATGAAAATCGCGGTGCGGCATTTCTCTACTCTTGCGGACCACTCCTGAAAGTAGCGGATAGTACGCGCGTGCATGCTCAGATAGACAGCGCGGTAAAGTGGGTCCCCCGTTCCAGTGTTTATAAATCTATCGCCATATTTATGAACGGCCATGACTTACCGTCCTCGTACGGCGATGTGAAATTATACCCCTCTACCGCACTGCAATACGCAAAGAAAGCAATCGCTTCTGCCGATGACATTCCCCTACCGCACCGCAAACATGCCCTTTGCAGCTATTATCGCGTTTTGGGTCATTCTTATCTCGCTGCAGAAAAACTCGATGACGCAGAGATAGCATTTCAGAAAGTGCTGTCCCTCTTCGGGGAACTTCCTGAGCATCACACACTTGTAAAAAATAAATGGGATGGTGGCGTCTTAAAAGACCTGGGAATGGTAAAAACGCTCAAACGCGATTACGATGGCGCGCTGCAATTATATTCAGATGCACTTGTCAAAAATCCTTGGGATACCGACCTCTGGAATATGCTTCAGCGCGTTTACACCCTTCGGCATGGCACGGACGAAGGGTATCGCGCATTTGCGACGCGCCTCGAACAGAGGCTTCCCTCAAAAAACGAAGCGGATGAAATACGCTCACTTATCGGCAAGAACTTTCCTGATTTCTCATTGAAAACCATCGAAGGCGAAACCATTAACTTTGCCGATTTGAAGGGCCAGATCGTCGTCGTGAACTTTTGGGGATCCTGGTGCGGACCGTGCATACCAGAGCTATCGATGTTGGAAAAAATCCATAGCGAATATAGCGATGCGCCCGTCAAAGTAATCGCCATCCACGACATGTTCAGGAGGGGGATCTTCAAAGATTATTTATCTACGATCCAAAAAATTGCAGAACAGACGAATATCTCCTTTCCAATGCTTTACGACACAAAGGAAGCAAACATAGCAGGCAGGAGTGATATTCGGCATACTCCAACGACACTCATAATCGATAAGGAAGGCAAAATTCAATATGAGGAAATGGGTTATGTTGAGACCAGGTTCTTACCTCAGGTAAAGGCAATAATCGAAAAACTGATCGCTGGATAA